The proteins below are encoded in one region of Lactuca sativa cultivar Salinas chromosome 3, Lsat_Salinas_v11, whole genome shotgun sequence:
- the LOC111911616 gene encoding F-box protein At1g47056, with product MGQSSSTNAPSPPRSTQRHHRSISLSSSFSARSEIFSFMHSKKEPSFEIPDAVPTTIDYTSEIPDECLAIVFQFLSSGERKRCSLVSRRWLLVEGESRHRLALNAQSDLLPLIPSIFARFDSVTKLALRCDRRSVSINDEGLILISFRCPNLTRLKLRGCREITDVGMAGLAKNCKGLKKFSCGSCMFGAKGINALLDSCSYLEELSVKRLRGINDGGAAEPIGPGAAASSLKSICLKELYNGHFFGPLISGAKKLKTLKLLRCLGDWDRLLETIATADSCLVEVHLERLQVTDVGLSSLSNCSKLEILHIVKTPECTNTGVVAIAEHCKYLRKLHIDGWRTNRIGNEGLTAIAKHSANLQELVLIGVNPNSASLEAIATNCQKLERLALCGSETIADGEISGIASKCVALKKLCIKGCPVSDEGIEAFAWGCPNLVKIKVKKCKNVTSEVGDWLRARRGSLVVNLDVCEVETEAVDASASDGVQEDAVEFPPIISQVTVGEPEREHEPSSSTSSSSGRRASIFKTRFGFFGVRVFVPCTFRRWTNGNSNT from the coding sequence ATGGGCCAATCCTCTTCCACCAACGCGCCGTCGCCACCGCGGTCAACACAGCGCCACCACCGCTCTATTAGTCTATCTTCATCCTTTTCAGCTCGATCAGAAATTTTTTCTTTTATGCACTCGAAAAAGGAGCCATCTTTTGAGATTCCTGACGCTGTTCCAACTACAATCGACTATACATCTGAAATTCCCGACGAATGTTTAGCTATAGTTTTCCAGTTCCTCAGCTCCGGCGAACGGAAGCGTTGTTCCCTCGTATCTCGCCGATGGTTACTCGTCGAAGGGGAGAGTCGCCACCGCCTTGCTCTAAACGCCCAATCTGATCTTCTACCCCTTATTCCGTCAATTTTCGCACGGTTTGACTCCGTTACCAAACTCGCGCTCCGGTGTGACCGCAGATCCGTTAGTATAAATGACGAAGGGCTGATCCTTATCTCGTTCCGGTGCCCTAACCTCACGCGCCTGAAGCTCCGCGGATGCCGAGAAATAACTGATGTAGGTATGGCCGGCTTAGCGAAAAACTGCAAGGGTTTGAAGAAATTCTCTTGTGGATCTTGCATGTTCGGTGCTAAAGGCATAAACGCCCTCCTCGATAGCTGTTCTTATCTCGAGGAGCTCTCTGTTAAACGATTAAGAGGCATCAACGACGGAGGAGCAGCGGAGCCGATTGGGCCAGGGGCGGCGGCTTCCTCGCTCAAAAGTATATGTCTTAAGGAGCTATACAACGGCCATTTCTTCGGACCTTTAATTAGCGGTGCAAAAAAACTGAAGACGTTGAAATTGCTCCGATGCTTAGGCGATTGGGATAGGTTATTGGAGACGATAGCGACTGCAGATAGTTGTTTGGTTGAAGTTCATCTGGAGAGACTACAGGTGACAGATGTTGGGCTTTCATCCCTCTCTAATTGCTCCAAATTGGAAATTCTACACATCGTCAAGACACCAGAATGCACAAATACTGGGGTCGTCGCCATTGCTGAGCACTGTAAGTACTTAAGAAAGCTTCACATCGATGGATGGAGAACAAACAGGATAGGAAACGAGGGTTTGACAGCGATTGCTAAACACAGTGCAAACCTTCAAGAACTTGTTCTAATTGGGGTCAACCCTAACTCAGCAAGCCTAGAAGCAATCGCTACAAACTGTCAAAAGCTAGAAAGATTAGCTCTATGTGGAAGCGAAACAATAGCTGATGGGGAGATTTCAGGCATAGCATCAAAATGTGTTGCTTTGAAGAAGCTCTGTATAAAAGGGTGTCCAGTATCAGATGAAGGAATCGAAGCTTTTGCTTGGGGTTGTCCTAATTTGGTGAAGATCAAGGTAAAGAAGTGCAAGAATGTGACTAGTGAAGTTGGAGATTGGCTACGAGCTAGAAGAGGGTCATTGGTGGTGAATTTGGATGTGTGTGAAGTTGAAACTGAAGCTGTGGATGCAAGTGCTAGCGATGGAGTTCAAGAAGATGCAGTGGAGTTTCCCCCAATCATTAGCCAGGTAACTGTTGGTGAACCTGAACGTGAACATGAACCTTCATCTTCTACCTCAAGCTCAAGCGGGCGTCGTGCATCCATCTTCAAAACCAGGTTTGGCTTCTTTGGAGTTAGGGTTTTTGTTCCTTGCACTTTCAGAAGGTGGACAAATGGTAATAGCAACACATGA